AACTCACATAATAAAAAACGATAAAACTGGAGGCTAGAAATGATATCACACACCTGTAAttaaccagcacttgggaggctgaggtaggagtgtgagttcaaggctagtctggattACACAGCCAGTTCTTGGACAGCCTTGACTACACAGAAAAGCCATGTCTaaaagaggcagggagggagaaagggggtgaAATGAAATTGTATAGAAAAATGggaactgggctggtgagatggctcagtgggtaagagcaccggactgctcttccgaaggtcaggagttcaaatctcagcaaccacatggtggctcataaccatccatagcgagatctgactctctcttctgaagtgtctgaggacagctacagtgtacttacatataataaataaataaataaatcttaaaaaagaaaaaaatgggaactGTTAGTAGAGCATTAGTTGTGGAGCCCCCACAAATTTGGGAAGAGATCCCAAAATACAATGTACAAGGTTAGGTGATAGCAGATCCCGAggaggttccaggacagccaagactgccAGAAAACcccatctcgaaaaacaaaccaaaaaaaattaattttaaaaatgtgtaattaCAATTAGACAATGCCTTCTGAAATGAGTGGGAAACATGGATTTGGTAAAGAAATGTTTCCAAGTAGCTTGGGTGCAGGAAGTCAACTCGGGGAACTGATCTCTATACTATTGGAGGAGCTGGTGTTGGAACTACCACAATGGGGAATTGTTTTGACAACAATGGGGATGGTCTAACAACCATCCCGGTGCCTCTTCTAGGAGATGAATTCAATCCCTCAATGTCTGTAAGCCCGCTGCTTTGTGATAGTGATCCACCAAGCTGGTACCCTGCTTGCCACCAGGAGGTGCCCTTGGACCGCAACAGAGAGTCTGGAGCCTGACAATTGCCTGTGCCTCAGGCAGCTTGGGACGGATGCGGAACCCTTGTCACTCATTCCCCAAACCTGGATTCTCCCTGGACCTCTGGACAACGTATTCCTTGGTAATGCTCACCACATTTCAGGAACCAGGATAGACAGATACTACGAGGGAAAGCCAGCCCACGTATATTCATGAATAAACATGACAAAGTATAGTTTGGATAGAGAAATGCCTCCCTCAGACCTAACCTAGTTCTAACCCAGATTATCTTTCTACTCCACTCTCAGTCTCAGCTTCTTCACCAATGAACAACACTATTGCAGTGAAAATTAAATTGTTTTACGGGAATTCTTACCCCTTCCTACCCAAACAAGGGAGAGATTAGGTTAAGATGTGGTAGTGCCTGGGTTTCTGAAGTATCGCTCTCAGCAGCCAGAGGTTGAGAAAACCCCCTTCTAGCGGGCCCAGTGACACAACCCTTTGTCATCAGCCCCCTCGACAGTGCGCCCAATACCACGATCCATTGTGATGCTTAGAGACTCCCCCGGGCCTTACGGTTTTGCCAAGGCAATGGTTGCTTCCTGAGCCCCCTTGACGCGCAAGCCGCGACCCACTCCCAAGGCGGTGATTGGCTAGCCCGGGCTGGGGGCGGGCTGACCTTCGCTCCGCAGTGCCGTCACCACATGACCCCGCCCCCGCACGGGGGGCGGACAGTTGTGTGCGGCCGCAGGATTGGTCGCCCCGCTCCTgcgagggggaggggaggcaggcagCGCGCACTCGCGCGTGCGTGAGCTGGCGCGCGAGAAAGCGCCCGGTCGCGCCGAGGCTCGAGCGGCCGTCGCCATTTTGTAGGGTTCTCTCTGACGCGGGACCCGCCGCCACCGCCGGCACCACCCGGAGGTAGGAGAGGATGCTGTGGGTGTGTGGGAAGCCCTGGAGCGGACTGGGCCGGACCTCGGAGGGCCGGGAAGGCTCGGGTTTGGGGCCACTCATCTTCTGAGGAAGGTCCCGGGAAGACAAGGAAAGGAGGCGGGGCCGGGTCTCcggagggggcggggcaggggtcGGGCCGAGTCTTTGTTGGGATGTTGCAGCGGAGGTTGGGCCGCTGAGGATAGGGGTCCAGTGTTGGGTGAAAGAGGGCTTTCGTTCTTGGAGTATGGTGGGAGGGGATACCGCGCTGTGGAGAGGTACACAGATTTCCCTCCAAAAACCCGTAACTAGGGACATTCAGATACTTCATGCCTTCCACTTGTCTTTCATCCCTGTGCTAAACCGTGAAGGAGCTAACCTTGTAGAGTCAATGTGCCTGACCTCACGGATATATATCTTAGACCTTGTTGTGCATTCTGACCCCCGACCTTCTGTTGGCATTGTCACACAGCAGTTCCTCTCTCAAAAAGAACTGTGAGGGTCGGGGTGTGCTGTAGTGTCAGTTTCTCACTTCACACCTGACTTTTAAAATCTTGTTTCTTCTCTGCCAGGCTCTTGTCAGGATGGTGAAGCTGTTCATTGGAAATCTGCCCCGGGAGGCCACAGAGCAGGAGATCCGCTCACTCTTCGAGCAGTACGGGAAGGTGCTGGAATGTGACATCATTAAGAATTATGGCTTTGTGCACATAGAGGACAAGACGGCCGCTGAGGATGCCATACGCAACCTGCACCACTACAAGCTGCACGGAGTGAACATCAATGTGGAAGCCAGCAAGAATAAGAGCAAAGCTTCAACCAAGTTACACGTGGGCAACATCAGCCCCACTTGTACCAACCAAGAGCTTCGGGCCAAGTTTGAGGAGTACGGCCCAGTCATCGAATGTGACATCGTGAAAGATTATGCCTTTGTACACATGGAGCGGGCAGAGGATGCGGTGGAGGCCATCAGGGGCCTCGACAACACAGAGTTTCAAGGTGAACTGTTCTGGGGATTGGGTGGCAGACCTTCGTGGAGTCTCTAGCTCAAGGCAGAGGGAAGAACACAAGACCACAGGGCTTCAAGAGTGGCTTCTGCCATTCTTTTAAATGCAAAGAACAGGTTATGTTTACTACTCTTA
This genomic stretch from Mus musculus strain C57BL/6J chromosome 19, GRCm38.p6 C57BL/6J harbors:
- the Rbm4b gene encoding RNA-binding protein 4B isoform X2, which produces MVKLFIGNLPREATEQEIRSLFEQYGKVLECDIIKNYGFVHIEDKTAAEDAIRNLHHYKLHGVNINVEASKNKSKASTKLHVGNISPTCTNQELRAKFEEYGPVIECDIVKDYAFVHMERAEDAVEAIRGLDNTEFQGSSECSLNWNHKEAVPK